GCATTTTTGTCATTTAACAACTCCTTCGCCATTTTATTTATCAATATTTAATTTTTTACCAATAAAATTTAACTTATCATCAATACAACATTATAATAATAATATTTTTATCTATAGGTGTCAATATTTTATTTGAATTAGATAATGCAAAATCATATAAACTTTGCTCTTTTTCTTTGTCTTCATTCATTGTCTAATTCCCAACATATTCCATTTACTTTTTTGTATGAAAATATATAAAAAAAATTATAAAAGATATTTATCCAATTTTTAAGACAAATACCTCTTATATTTTATTTATATTTCACTATATTCTAAAACAGTACACTTTAATTATGATTAATCCTCATCATCAAAATATAATACTGATTCTGTTTCCCTACAATACTTGACACACATACATTGAGCTAATTTTCTTGGACATCTATAACATAAACAAGTTAAATCCCCGCCGTTACATTTTCCTTGTTTTAGTTCTGTGCAATCTCCACAGTTCACTCCATTTCCTGCTGGCATAATAATCTCACCACTCCTTTAATTTTAATATACTATTTCAATAGTAGGCCACATGAAAGAAAATAACAAGTCAAATATGCCATGTTAATATCAAAGTTCTTCACCAAATTCCTAATCTATCTTCAGGTTTAACATACATGCTATCTTTTTCTGTAATTCCATATATGTCATAGAATTTTTGAAATTGCGGTAAAACTCCATTTACCCTAAATTTATTAGGTGAATGAACATCTAAATTTAGTACATACTCTGTATATTCCTTTGTTGTTATTTGGCGCCAAGTAATAGCATAACTTTCAAAAAATGCTTTATAATTTGGCATGTCCATCTTATCTAATATATCTAATAGACAAGATACACCTCCAATATCAGCAATATTTTCTCCAACTGTAAGATAGCCATTAATTTTTGATCCCGGCAATACCTCTATCTGACTATAAAAATTTGCTATTTTTTCAGCCTTGGCTGTAAATTGTTCGTAATCTTTTTTATTCCACCAATTATTAAGGTTACCATCCGAATCATATTGTGCCCCAATATTATCAAAGGCATGACTAATTTCATGACCAATAATAGCACCAATCCCACCTAAATTTTCTTCTCTAGTTTTATTAGAATCATAAAAATGCCCTTGAATAATTCCACCGGGAATAATAATTGAATTCTCATTTGCACTATAAAATGCATTAACTGTTTGAGGTGTAAATACATCTTTCTTCTTATCTGCTCGTTGATTTATTCTGCTATATATCTCATCATTTGCAGAAATTCTCAATGTCACTATATTTTCAAAAAGTGAGCCACCTTCTTCATAAGCTTTAATACTTATTTTTGAATAATCAATCCAATCTTCCGGATAACCTATTTTTACATTTAATTTATCCAGTTTATCAATAGCATTTTTCTTAGTTGATGCACTCATCCACTCAAGATTTTCAATTTGTTTCTTATATGTTTCTATGATTTCTTTAGTTATGCTTTCTACATCTTCTTTTGTCTCTTTAGGCACATATCTTTCTGCATAAATCTTTCCAACAGCCATTCCCATCATATAACTTACTGTATCTATTGCATCATCTTCTTTTGATACAGATCCTGTTATTCCAAGTAAACTATTTTCATATTCTTTATTAGCATTCTCAAAATTTTCATTTAAATAATATGATGCAAAAGTCAAATTAATTATCTCTATATAATTCTTTATAAGATACAAGTTTTTTTGTATATATAATTTATTAAATGCTTTTAACCATTTAGGATCTTGCAAAATGATTTTATTTGCTTTATCTACCCCCAAAGAGTTCATAATAGCTGGCAAATTTAAATTGGGTGCTAAATCATTAAGTTCATCTAACGTATATACATTATACACAGCATCAATCAAATTTGAAGTTGTAGATTGCTCTTGCGCTCCCATAATAGATGGTGCTATCAGTCCTTCAAATTTAAACATATTATCTACTTTAGTTTTTGCTTCTTCTTTTGTATATCCACTTAATACTAGAATTTTATTATAATAACTTTCTGTTAATTTTTTATTTCTGACAGTATTTTCTGTAGGATTGGTATATTCATCTGGATTTCCTAAGCTTAATCCTGTAGCGCTTATATACAATATGTTATTTGTAACATCTTTTATATCTCTGTTCACAGAAAACTTTACTGTAGAATTTAATATTTCTTTATTATTCCATAACTTTGTAATATCATCTATTGTTTCTGCTGCCCTAATTTCATCTAAAATTTTTTGAACTGGTTTTAATCCCTCATTATTTCTTGCGGCTACATTTAGTGTATTGTTGTATATATTGATAATTTTCTTTTCATCACTGTTTTGCTTATATTTATCTTTATCAATTAATAACTGATTAATTATATCCTTAGTTTGACTTGTTACTTTTTCTTCAACATCATCAAAAGTAGAGGCAGTTGATTTTCCTTCTTTAATTTTTGTAGTATTCAGCCACTCACTATTTATTACGTCATAAAAATCATCTTGTAATCTTACGCCTTGGCTATTGTCGGTAGTTTGAATCTTTGATTCCACTTCAACTGCTTTAACGACAGTATATGACTCAGGACTCATCATTAACATAAAGATTAATATGCTTACTATAGCACCTAGTCTTTTTATTTTATTCATTTTTCAGCCTCTCTTTCCGCATGGTTTTTGATGGTTGTTATTCTATATGTGCTTTAATAAATACTTTTGTTTAGATTAACAACTGAATATAATCCCAAATTTACCAAAACATTAAGTTTATTAAGTTAAAACTTACCTATATACAAAAACTTTATACTTTAAAAGAAACAACGATAATATTATTTACCGTTTACACAGTATTTTAATTAATAATTAGGCTTGTCCAAATAAATATAACCATATAAGTAGCTTGTTTCATATATTTCTCTATATTTAAATGTTACTCCATGCCACATTGATTCAGATATATAAACTTTTCCGTTTTCAATTTTTTCAACAATTGCAACATGTCCGCTTCCTCCAGAATTTGGCAATTCAGATTTCCATACTGCAATAGATCCCACCCTAGGTTTAGATCCATATTCATATTTCCCACTTTTTTTATTAGCTTCCCACCACTCGTAACCATTACCTATAAATCCTGCATCATTCGGTTCACTTCCAGTAATCTCCCATGCACGCCCCCAAGCATACCATGTACAATTTCCTTTTATCAACTTTCCTCCACTAGAAAATGGTGGTGAAAGCCTTACTTTATAAAAAACATTACTATCTGAATAATAGTGTTCATTATCCAAACTTGGTTCCGTATTCCTTATTTCACCTTTATCCAAATCATTTTCTAAATCTATTTCCTCATTCTTAATAGGATTCTTATCTTCATTTGAACCACTATTTAAATTTGTGCTAGATTCTTGAGTTATAGGCTTTTCAAAGCTAATCCAATTTGAACTTACCCAACCCTTTTTTCCATTAGTACTTATATGATAAAACCCATTTTTTTCATCATCAATAATTTTAACTTCAGCTCCTTTTGCCAAGGATCCTATTTTAGCTGAAGAAATTGATGCTTCTAATCTAATATTTAATGAATCACTATTAGTGGAAACATATGCTATCTTTACTTTGCCATCATTTTTATCACTTTTTATATTACCTACAACCTCTGACTCTGTTTGCATCTGTTGAATTATT
The DNA window shown above is from Clostridium beijerinckii and carries:
- a CDS encoding M13 family peptidase — translated: MNKIKRLGAIVSILIFMLMMSPESYTVVKAVEVESKIQTTDNSQGVRLQDDFYDVINSEWLNTTKIKEGKSTASTFDDVEEKVTSQTKDIINQLLIDKDKYKQNSDEKKIINIYNNTLNVAARNNEGLKPVQKILDEIRAAETIDDITKLWNNKEILNSTVKFSVNRDIKDVTNNILYISATGLSLGNPDEYTNPTENTVRNKKLTESYYNKILVLSGYTKEEAKTKVDNMFKFEGLIAPSIMGAQEQSTTSNLIDAVYNVYTLDELNDLAPNLNLPAIMNSLGVDKANKIILQDPKWLKAFNKLYIQKNLYLIKNYIEIINLTFASYYLNENFENANKEYENSLLGITGSVSKEDDAIDTVSYMMGMAVGKIYAERYVPKETKEDVESITKEIIETYKKQIENLEWMSASTKKNAIDKLDKLNVKIGYPEDWIDYSKISIKAYEEGGSLFENIVTLRISANDEIYSRINQRADKKKDVFTPQTVNAFYSANENSIIIPGGIIQGHFYDSNKTREENLGGIGAIIGHEISHAFDNIGAQYDSDGNLNNWWNKKDYEQFTAKAEKIANFYSQIEVLPGSKINGYLTVGENIADIGGVSCLLDILDKMDMPNYKAFFESYAITWRQITTKEYTEYVLNLDVHSPNKFRVNGVLPQFQKFYDIYGITEKDSMYVKPEDRLGIW
- a CDS encoding ligand-binding protein SH3, coding for MKKEFLKKIIIAGMTSLIITNMYYIPASAKWINNSKNDWNWIEGTVKTTGWKEIDKKWYYFKEDGAMSTGWIKYNENWYNLSSGGMLNTGWKEINEKWYHFKEDGIMSIGWINDNGNWYFTNSSGEMETGTLGIDGKVYTFSDSGRMLNDKGIIQQMQTESEVVGNIKSDKNDGKVKIAYVSTNSDSLNIRLEASISSAKIGSLAKGAEVKIIDDEKNGFYHISTNGKKGWVSSNWISFEKPITQESSTNLNSGSNEDKNPIKNEEIDLENDLDKGEIRNTEPSLDNEHYYSDSNVFYKVRLSPPFSSGGKLIKGNCTWYAWGRAWEITGSEPNDAGFIGNGYEWWEANKKSGKYEYGSKPRVGSIAVWKSELPNSGGSGHVAIVEKIENGKVYISESMWHGVTFKYREIYETSYLYGYIYLDKPNY